One window of the Actinomyces procaprae genome contains the following:
- the argJ gene encoding bifunctional glutamate N-acetyltransferase/amino-acid acetyltransferase ArgJ, translating to MSVTAAAGFRAAGISAGLKESGKRDLALVVNDGPLDVAVGVFTTNRVAAAPVQWCRSVLAGGRGRAGAARAVILNSGSANACTGPQGAADTAATADRVAELLADDHPGIQAGQVLVCSTGVIGVPLDMTALLAGAATAAQALDTTAEAGHAAATAIMTTDTVSKEDTLHLDGWTIGGMIKGVGMLAPGLATMLCVITTDAVVDAYTAQSALSRAAARTVGRINSDGCMSTNDTVLLLASGASGTTPTAQDFGAAVQELLGRLGRRLVADAEGATHDIAITVTGAVTESAAEVAARTVSASNLLKCAVAGEDPNWGRVVSQLGTVPEALCPFDPDAVDVAINGVTIYRHGALGEDRSTVDMTPRETRIDIALNAGDAAATVWTNDLTHGYVTINADYTT from the coding sequence GTGAGCGTCACCGCCGCCGCCGGTTTCCGCGCCGCCGGGATCAGTGCCGGGCTCAAGGAGTCGGGCAAGCGCGACCTCGCCCTGGTGGTCAACGACGGCCCCCTGGATGTAGCCGTAGGCGTGTTCACCACTAACCGGGTCGCCGCCGCCCCCGTGCAATGGTGCCGCAGCGTGTTGGCGGGGGGACGCGGCCGGGCCGGCGCCGCCCGTGCGGTGATTCTCAACTCCGGCTCGGCCAACGCCTGCACCGGCCCCCAGGGCGCCGCCGACACGGCTGCCACCGCCGACCGCGTCGCCGAGCTGCTGGCCGACGATCACCCGGGCATACAGGCGGGCCAGGTGCTGGTGTGCTCCACCGGTGTCATCGGCGTCCCACTGGATATGACGGCACTGCTGGCGGGGGCCGCCACCGCAGCCCAGGCACTGGACACCACGGCGGAGGCGGGACATGCAGCCGCCACCGCGATCATGACCACGGACACGGTCTCCAAGGAGGACACCCTCCACCTGGACGGCTGGACCATTGGCGGCATGATCAAGGGCGTGGGCATGCTCGCCCCCGGCCTCGCCACCATGCTGTGCGTGATCACCACCGACGCCGTCGTCGATGCCTACACCGCCCAGTCCGCCCTGTCCCGGGCCGCCGCCCGCACCGTGGGCCGCATCAACTCCGACGGCTGCATGTCCACCAACGACACCGTGCTGCTGCTCGCCTCCGGTGCCTCCGGGACGACCCCGACGGCGCAGGACTTCGGCGCCGCCGTCCAGGAGCTGCTGGGCCGCCTCGGACGCCGGCTGGTGGCCGATGCGGAGGGCGCCACCCACGACATCGCCATCACCGTCACCGGCGCGGTCACCGAGTCCGCGGCGGAGGTGGCGGCCCGCACCGTCTCGGCCTCCAACCTGCTCAAGTGCGCCGTGGCCGGGGAGGATCCCAACTGGGGGCGCGTCGTCTCCCAGCTCGGTACTGTTCCCGAGGCGTTGTGCCCCTTCGACCCCGACGCCGTGGATGTAGCCATCAACGGGGTGACGATCTACCGCCACGGCGCCCTCGGCGAGGACCGCTCCACCGTGGACATGACCCCGCGCGAGACCCGCATCGACATCGCCCTGAACGCCGGCGACGCCGCGGCCACCGTCTGGACCAACGACCTCACCCACGGATACGTAACCATCAACGCGGACTACACGACATGA
- the argB gene encoding acetylglutamate kinase: MTTTLPASLTPTQKASVLLEAMPWLRAYKGATIVIKYGGNAMVDEDLKRAFAQDVLFLHQVGLRPVVVHGGGPQISAMLARLGIESEFRGGLRVTTPEVMDVVRMVLTGGVQRELVSLLNEFGSAAVGISGEDGGLLRARQRLATVDGESVDVGLVGDVVEVDPRSVIELLDQGRIPVVSSVAPLVADATTVLNVNADTAAAALAVSLRAQKLIVLTDVEGLYSNWPEKDSLVSRIGADALEALLPELSSGMVPKMEACLRAVRGGVGQAHVVDGRQPHSMLLEIVTDDGVGTVVHPDVIPQSRTKGGATL, translated from the coding sequence ATGACCACTACGCTTCCCGCTTCGTTGACTCCCACCCAGAAGGCCTCCGTCCTGCTTGAGGCCATGCCCTGGCTGCGCGCCTACAAGGGCGCCACCATCGTCATCAAGTACGGCGGCAACGCCATGGTTGACGAAGACCTCAAACGCGCCTTCGCCCAGGATGTCCTCTTCCTGCACCAGGTGGGGCTGCGGCCCGTCGTCGTCCACGGCGGCGGCCCCCAGATCAGCGCCATGCTGGCGCGGCTCGGCATCGAGTCCGAGTTCAGGGGCGGGCTGCGCGTGACGACTCCCGAGGTCATGGACGTGGTGCGCATGGTGCTCACCGGGGGCGTGCAGCGTGAGCTGGTGAGCCTGCTCAACGAGTTCGGCTCCGCCGCCGTGGGCATCTCCGGAGAGGACGGCGGCCTGCTGCGCGCCCGCCAGCGCCTGGCCACCGTGGACGGTGAGAGCGTCGACGTCGGCCTGGTCGGCGACGTCGTGGAGGTCGACCCCCGCTCCGTGATCGAGCTGCTCGACCAGGGCCGCATCCCGGTCGTCTCCTCGGTCGCCCCCCTGGTCGCCGACGCGACAACGGTGCTCAACGTCAACGCCGACACCGCGGCCGCGGCCCTCGCCGTCTCCCTGAGGGCACAGAAGCTCATCGTGCTCACAGACGTGGAGGGCCTGTACTCCAACTGGCCGGAGAAGGACTCGCTGGTCTCCCGCATCGGCGCCGACGCGCTCGAGGCGCTCCTGCCCGAACTGTCCAGCGGCATGGTCCCCAAGATGGAGGCCTGCCTGCGGGCCGTGCGCGGCGGCGTCGGGCAGGCCCACGTCGTCGACGGGCGCCAGCCCCACTCCATGCTGCTGGAGATCGTCACCGACGACGGCGTCGGCACCGTGGTCCATCCCGATGTCATTCCGCAGTCGCGCACGAAAGGAGGCGCCACGCTATGA
- the argC gene encoding N-acetyl-gamma-glutamyl-phosphate reductase: MTWTAAVAGATGYAGGEVLRLLAAHPEIEIGNVTANASVGTRLGQHHPHLISLADREVTPTDVEHLAGHDIVVLALPHGVSGAITAALEEAPGPTPILVDCGADHRLTDAAAWQRFYGTDYAGAWTYGMPELLHDGEGAAAAQRAELASTRRIAVPGCNVTAVTLAAQPGIAAGLIDPARISTVLAVGYSGAGKALKPHLTASEALGSAQPYAVGGTHRHIPEIIQNLQVAGAAPGAVRLSFTPVLVPMSRGILATVTAPVTEAVRAADNPGALLRDAWQRVYGGTGGGEPLIHLLPEGTWPVTGAVTGTGLATVQVAYDAAAESAVIICAIDNLGKGTASAAIQSLNLALGLPEVTGVITEGVAP, encoded by the coding sequence GTGACTTGGACAGCAGCGGTCGCCGGAGCGACCGGGTACGCCGGCGGAGAGGTGCTTCGCCTTCTTGCCGCCCATCCCGAGATCGAGATCGGCAACGTAACCGCCAACGCCTCGGTCGGCACCCGCCTGGGGCAGCACCACCCCCACCTGATCTCCCTGGCCGACCGAGAGGTCACCCCGACCGACGTCGAGCACCTGGCCGGGCACGACATTGTGGTGCTGGCGCTGCCGCACGGCGTCTCGGGGGCCATCACCGCAGCCCTGGAGGAGGCCCCCGGCCCGACCCCCATCCTCGTGGACTGCGGCGCCGACCACCGGCTCACCGACGCCGCCGCCTGGCAGCGGTTCTACGGCACCGACTACGCCGGCGCCTGGACCTACGGCATGCCCGAGCTGCTGCATGACGGTGAGGGGGCCGCCGCCGCACAACGCGCCGAGCTCGCCTCCACCCGCCGCATCGCCGTCCCCGGCTGCAATGTCACCGCAGTGACTCTCGCCGCCCAGCCAGGCATCGCCGCCGGACTCATCGACCCCGCCCGGATCAGTACCGTCCTGGCCGTGGGCTACTCCGGGGCCGGCAAGGCCCTCAAGCCACACCTGACCGCCTCCGAGGCCCTCGGCTCCGCGCAGCCCTACGCCGTCGGCGGCACCCACCGGCACATTCCCGAGATCATCCAGAACCTCCAGGTGGCCGGTGCCGCCCCCGGGGCCGTCCGGCTGTCCTTCACCCCGGTGCTGGTGCCCATGAGCCGTGGCATTCTCGCCACCGTGACCGCGCCGGTCACCGAGGCCGTGCGCGCAGCGGACAATCCGGGCGCCCTCCTGCGCGACGCGTGGCAGCGCGTCTACGGCGGCACCGGCGGCGGTGAGCCCCTGATCCATCTGCTGCCCGAGGGCACCTGGCCCGTTACCGGCGCCGTCACCGGTACCGGCCTGGCGACCGTCCAGGTCGCCTACGACGCCGCAGCGGAGAGCGCCGTCATCATCTGCGCCATCGACAACCTCGGCAAGGGCACCGCCTCTGCCGCCATCCAGTCCCTCAACCTCGCCCTCGGCCTGCCCGAGGTCACCGGGGTCATCACCGAAGGAGTCGCCCCGTGA